The Polyangium mundeleinium genome contains the following window.
CGGCAAGATCGAGCTCGGCGAGCGTGACGTGACGCGGCTCGAACCACGCGACCGGAACATCGCGATGGTGTTCCAATCGTACGCGCTGTACCCGCACCTCACGGTGCGGGAAAACCTCGCGTTCGGGCTGAAGCTTCGCAAGACCGACGCGGCGGAGATCGAAAAGCAGGTCAAGCGCGCCTCCGACATGCTCGGGCTCGGGGCGCTGCTCGATCGATTGCCGAAGCAGCTCTCGGGCGGGCAGCGGCAACGCGTGGCCATGGGGCGCGCGATTGTCCGCAAGGCGGATCTGTATCTGTACGACGAGCCGCTCTCGAACCTCGACGCGGCCCTCCGCGCGCAGGTCCGCGTCGACATCCGGAAGCTGCACGACGAGCTCGGCGCGACGAGCGTCTACGTCACGCACGACCAGGTCGAGGCGATGACGCTGGCCGACGTGATCTTCGTGCTGAACAAGGGCCAGGTCGAGCAATCCGGCGCGCCTTTGGAGATCTTCGACAAACCGGCGACGAAGTTCGTGGCGGCCTTCCTCGGCAGCCCCGCGATGAATTTCGTCGACGGGGCGCTCGAACGCGAGGGGTCTGCGTGGGTGTTTCGCGCGAAAGACCTCGTCGTACCGGTCGACGAGGCCACATTCGCGGGCGGGCTCGAACCGGGGCGAAAGGTCACGCTCGGCGTGCGGCCGCACGAGGTGGAGCTCGCCGAGGGCGGCGGGGAGACGACGAAGCTCGTGATCTCGGTCGTCGAGGCGCTCGGGCCGGAGACGTATGCACACGGCGAAGTCGCGGGCGCGCCGTTCATTGCCCGCGTGGAGGCCCGCCGGAACATCAAAAAAGGCGAGACGCTCCCTCTCGTGTTCCGCTCGATCCACCTGTTCGACGCGGCGACGGGAACGTCGCTCCGCGCGAGGTGAACGCGTGAAATCGACGCAGCGACGACGCTTCCCCGCCTTCGGGGTGTTTTTTGCGCTCTTCGTGGTCGTCTTTTTCTCGCCCGCGGCCCAGGCCGAGCCGATCCGGCTCTGGCACGCGCAGCGCGGCGACGAGCAAAAAGCGCTCGA
Protein-coding sequences here:
- a CDS encoding ABC transporter ATP-binding protein, with translation MASVTVTALKKKFGQTEVLKGVSVRVPEGQFAVLVGPSGCGKSTLLRLLAGLEEADTGKIELGERDVTRLEPRDRNIAMVFQSYALYPHLTVRENLAFGLKLRKTDAAEIEKQVKRASDMLGLGALLDRLPKQLSGGQRQRVAMGRAIVRKADLYLYDEPLSNLDAALRAQVRVDIRKLHDELGATSVYVTHDQVEAMTLADVIFVLNKGQVEQSGAPLEIFDKPATKFVAAFLGSPAMNFVDGALEREGSAWVFRAKDLVVPVDEATFAGGLEPGRKVTLGVRPHEVELAEGGGETTKLVISVVEALGPETYAHGEVAGAPFIARVEARRNIKKGETLPLVFRSIHLFDAATGTSLRAR